DNA from Ziziphus jujuba cultivar Dongzao chromosome 2, ASM3175591v1:
CTGGTTTGACTGTTTGCTGTGAGCCCCCTCTTTGGTTTATCTGCATCTGTGAGTTGTGTGACTTGTGACCACCCTTTTAAATTTGACTCCTCTTTTTACTCACCAGTCTGCTCCTTGTCTTCACCTAAAATCTCTGCTAACTTTGGcacaattgttttttattttctttttttcctttttcatggaGGGAAGGAGAGGagcgaaaaaaagaaaaaaacgaaaaaaggaATGGCTTTCCATTGGTATATGCCACCTCATTGAGTACAGATTACCAGACACAAGAGCactcttctctctttttcttgagCCCCTACCTTCTTACCCACCAATGGTTTCAACCTGGCCCCTATTCtgtcctctctctctccacccacaccacccccccccccaccccccctcTCTTTCAATGGAGCATTCAATCTCTTAACTCGCACCGCTACTTCTCTTCAGCAGCTGTGAATCATAACAAGACCCACTTGAGCTGAacgagaaagaagaaaataaaaaataaaaaaataaaaagaaaggaacatactaaagaaaaaaaaataaaaaatagaaggaaaaaattacggtttttaaaaaaccatcgttaaaaggaaaaaaatcaatGCTCTTTTAAAAACAGCTCGGGTattacaaattttgaaaaagcatcggtttttttttttagaaaaaccatcgtctttccctttttttttttaattactcaaaaggctttatttgtttgttttaaccaaaaaatcatttttttaagtaataattatctaagtaaaaaattaatattaaaacaattattttttttgtcccccaaaaaaagtaacaattatattttcgaGATTTTTACAATATTGTAGAATCGTGTTGGTGTTGATATTTCGGAAAAATTAATATGCACTAATATACAGTTGAACAAAAATAGTCAAAAAGAAAGggaatgaaaatgaaattaagaTATTACTATCAATATCTGTCTAAATGTTTTCTATCCcaaaagaaacatatatatatatatatatatacacagagaaGAGAAAGGTTGGTTGGGCTAGATTTGGGAATTTGAAATTACGAGGTCTGTGTGGAATGGTGGTGCAAgcgaaaaggaaaagaatagcTGTAagggaaataatattttttgtcatATTTTTGTCATTAAGGTAAAAAATAATCTGAACCATTCGTTTGATAAGTTTTGAATCCAATGACTATTAATTTTTCCACGTTTTTAAACTGTATGAATGTGTTTCAAGTTGTTTCTGATAGTAAAAAGacactctctctttttctttctctctctctctctctatatatatatatatatatatatcctatatattgttaaatttcaatatttgaaataattcaaaaatcaataataaatgatTGACTTgataaaagaattattttataactatatatatacacaacaattatcaccttttaaaaaaaaaaatccaagaatTAATAAACGATGGTGATCGTCATGACTTTATACttgtgtgtctatatatatttatatatatatacacaaaaatttcatattaggatatttgaattttatgaaatcAGAATATAAAGTTAAGATAAACTGGcttgaagtactactaagttaCGTTTGGTTTAGAAATTAGATGAGAGTGTTCAAGGATAAAGATCCCATACTATTTCACCTTAGACTTTCCCCACTTTTAAGCAagtttatacatacatatctatatatatatatatatatatatatatatgtattttcaaatattaaaccatTCCCCACTTTTAAGCAagtttatacatacatatctatatatatatatatatatatatatgtattttcaaatattaaaccatTCGTTGTAGCCTAGTTGGTTAGGATACTCGGCTTTCACTTGCTTTTTAAGGAAAAGGGAGTTCTAGATGGTTTAATCAGAGCCCTGGAAATGCTTTTTTCCTCCAGGGATCACCTTGCACCTTCGAAAGAAACGGAGACTTCGCGATCGCCCTCTGATTGATCAGAATAAGGACACTctatttttaaaggaaaattgaagaaaaagacTGACGCATTTGTGACTTTCGCGGTCAACCTCCCTTCAATATCATGATCTGGTCGAGCAGACCAGATTATGAGTAAATAGAAAATCGAAAAACAAAGGAATTGCTATAGCATGCGTGGGCTAGCAAAGATGAGCGGGAATAAGCAATGACATGAGTTTGGTTGTACAGTTCGAGTGGGAAAGCTTCCCGGCTTGATGGTCAGTGTAACAATTATGATATTTGTCGATATGCCACTTGGGTTCAATTCCAGGCaacagaaattttttaaataccaaatgTAAAGTAAATACTACACCAGCAGCCccccctctctttttttctctctcaaatGTGGTATGACTATAATTTGTTCAACAACTCCATTTTCAGTTTAGGGTATATTATGGTAGATCAATTTACTATAATATACAATGCTGCAAACGTGTTGTTGTCAAATTGTTTGttgttttcacccaaaaaaaaaaaaaaaagaaaaaaagaaaagaaaaaacttgtTTGCTGTAGTTGAAAACACCGAATGCCAATACTTTGCAcggaaattttttaaataccaaaaacaaattaaatactgCACCAGTAAAcacaaccttctttttttttttaagcaaaatatCTATTCGGTTCATAGTACTCCTATATATGTAGAAATCACGCACAATAAACCAAATGAGACTCTTGGATCTTACAAAACTTGGTATGACTTTAATTTGTTCAACTATTACACATTTAGTTTAGGGTGTATTATGGTAgatcaatttattataatatacaaTGCTGCAAACGTGTTTTTGTCAATTGTTTGTTGTAGTTGAAAATACCTAATGCCAtactatgatatatatatatatatatatatgtgtgtgtgtgtgtgtgtgtgtgtgtgtgtgtgtgtgtgtgtgtaatatgaataatactagatatcaaataaatgtactaaaatatatatcaactgttatttatcaatattttattagttaatatgtttttataatctatttataaataaataaattattgaaagaataaatgggtACAATTATGTATAAGCCAATCAAATATTGATATATGATATTTGGTGCATTTTTGggtatatttatttggtattaccagtattattgatataataaatttatagttttgatCATATCATGATATACTAATTTTATAAAGTCGCAATATAATACAAATCAAATAAAGTAGAAAGCTCATTTACACCTCATCTatcatgattttataaaatcaatttataatgCAAATGATCAATTATAGGTGGAAAACTCATTTACACTTCATCTATTTGCAGTACTGTATCCTAATTTATATCATGCACATCGCATGGCGCTTAATTTGTCTTCAACTATAAGAACAAAATTTGTTTCTTACTTAGCATTCATGGAGATTGACTTTTTCTGTTTGGTTAAGCTGAAAATAATATCATAGTATACTTCAAATTCCCATTATCTTACAAAGGAATTATGGATATTAATCAATCAGCATTGTACTAATTAGATGTTAATTTGCACTGGTTGTTTAGAATGggaattaaagaattaataagTACCGTACGGAAGGTGTGCatacatacaatatatatatatattcatttaactAAAGACCAATATAAGGAACGAGGCAGCTTCTACCATAacaggaaaaaatatatatatattaaacattttaGCAGACAAATATATGATTGGTAGTTGTTCTGTATAATTAGTAATTAGTTCCGCTTGTTTGTTTCTGTGCTATTCATTGAATGATCACGACATTAGTAAATCTAGGGAAATTGTTCTGGCTCTACTGCTTACAATAATCATGATTACGGTGggaccaaatatataaatatacatatagctCAGGTCAAGACACTTTTTTATACTTAGGTCTTAATTCctgatttttaattctttacattttggtttgattttacTACTTTTTCATCCCATAGAATTAAAGATTAGGATTTAAAATCtgactataaaaaaattaagttatgCAGGCAAGTGGTTGGTGTACAAATTCACATGACAAACCATGTGTACTTGCAAATAAACATCCTTTAATTATTTGGATCACAAAACTTCTATCCCATTTTTTTGTTCTAATTCTTGTCTGATTAGTGATGTAACGCCATagggagaagaaaaaataaacgaaGCAAACAAAGAGTAATCAGTTTTTAGATAAGGTGAGATTTTAATAccaatcaaattgaaaaaaaaaaagaaaaagaaaaaatgggatAAAAAATCtcctagatatatatatatatatatatattatttttttcatgtaaTAGACTACATAGCTTATCTTATGATGTCAAATACTGATGTGGTATAAATTGAAAtggagataaaaagaaaaatgcataaattttattttatttttttaaaaaaaaacttgtaagaatttaattggtttttgttAAAGTATCATATATAATTTGCAAATCCTACTTATAGATTGTTAATAATGAAAGTGGGCTACATATTCTATTcgatcattatatatatatatatatattatattatccatTAGAATTCTGTAGTTATGGAATTTTTgactttattaaattaaaaaattttacatggtaaatataaaagttgttatatctcattttaaattaaaattcaaataacaaacgACAATACAACCAACCAATTAATACATGTCTCACTTATTCTCTtataagagaaagagaaagagaaagactcGTAttatccatacatatatatatatatatatatagagagagagagagagagagagagatcaagGATGAGAATGATAGACTGAACTGAAATGATATAATATAAGCTCGTCTGATATCATATATAGTATTTATATTTCACTGGATGGAGTTCTGGTTCTGACCAAATAACCTCTCTGTTAAAATACGGAAacaaatagagagagaaaggaaaagaaagacgcttaaaatattttattaatcttgcagTAATTTTCTAATAACCTCAACTTGAGTAATGTCAGCAGTATCCATGAGCTGAGAAAGTCTTTCACTCAGGTTATCAACTTCTCTTCTCAGCCTCTTGATGTAACTGCAAGTTTCTTCCAAAATTGTTGATGCTTCTGCTACCTACATCAATATCACACAATAAACTTAATCAGCCTTTAAAAATTAACATCTTcatctttctctcttttatttttttattcacgataaattaaacccatcaaaatttatataattaattaagcatTTACTTTAATAATTCATTTCTCCATTTctggtttcttctttttctagttttttttgCATCACTATATATCCTCTTTCAGTTGGAGGACTAGCTAACTATGTATCAATATTGCTGAAATGAACTAATTATATCTTACTAACCTaatcatacaaatatatatatatatatatataggcatgAATTATTTATTAGGCTTCATTTGATAGTTATATTTATTGCTTTCTATTTCCGATAATGGAGTAATAACCAACAACGCTAAGTATAAGTTAATCGATAGGGTTCAGtaaataatttctatatatatatatatatataatgtttatctGGGTTATATGAAAATCCAACTTTTAGCAACAAAAGTGCAATAACAACTTGTTATTAAAACcaataccaaaaataaagaataaaaaataaaaaataaaaaacgagaAAGGCAAAGAATATTGAAAGCTAGCTAACTGCGGCCTATATACCGTTGAATTGTGCCTTAGTAGTGGCAACAATGTTTGTAGTTTCAAGACGAGCTCATTAATTTCATCATCTGTGGGTTTTGAAGCTGCtgatcttgatgatgatgatgaccttCTGCTTGACATTatgggagaaaaaaataaaaacggaGAAAGTTTGTtgcttattttcttttcttcttagtCCCTTTTTTGACATCAACTGCTAGAGGGGAAGTAGAAATGAGAGGAAGAGAGCATTTTATAAAGAAACtaagaattgttttttttttttttcaattttgtttggaAAGAGACTTTCTCAAAGACAAAAGACATAAATGAAAATGATACGTTTCATCATATGTAAaacagtttctttttttttttttttttgggcactaAAAGGTCCCACAATCAAATGGGTCCCGAGTTAATAAATTCGTGAAAATAGCCTAACAGCTTTTTATGTATTTCTTGAAGTAAATTAATACAACTACTCTATTGGGGACACTTGTCAGTTTAGGTTTTGTGCAActttataata
Protein-coding regions in this window:
- the LOC107419291 gene encoding transcription factor PRE3, with translation MSSRRSSSSSRSAASKPTDDEINELVLKLQTLLPLLRHNSTVAEASTILEETCSYIKRLRREVDNLSERLSQLMDTADITQVEVIRKLLQD